The following proteins are co-located in the Labrys monachus genome:
- the tam gene encoding trans-aconitate 2-methyltransferase encodes MSDWNPTLYLRFEDERTRPALELLGRVPLDTVTRAVDLGCGPGNSTELLARRWPDADVLGVDTSDAMLAEAGKRLPGARFEKGDAASWQAAAAPDLIFANAVMQWVPGHAALLPRLLGQTAPGGVLAIQVPDNLDEASHRLMRETAGEGPWAAKLGDAAALRDRIPPAGAYYDQLAGHATLIDIWRTTYYHVLDDAAAIVSWVRATGLRPFLDPLDEAEKAGFITDYTARIAKAYPARADGKVLLAFPRLFIVAKR; translated from the coding sequence ATGTCCGACTGGAACCCCACCCTCTATCTGCGTTTCGAGGACGAACGCACGCGCCCCGCACTCGAGCTTCTCGGCCGCGTGCCGCTCGACACCGTCACCCGCGCCGTCGATCTCGGCTGCGGCCCGGGCAACTCGACCGAACTCCTCGCCCGGCGCTGGCCGGATGCTGATGTTCTCGGCGTCGACACCTCCGACGCCATGCTGGCGGAAGCCGGCAAGCGCCTTCCCGGCGCTCGATTCGAGAAGGGCGACGCCGCGAGCTGGCAGGCCGCCGCCGCCCCGGATCTCATCTTCGCCAATGCCGTGATGCAATGGGTGCCGGGCCATGCTGCCTTGCTGCCGCGTCTCCTCGGCCAGACCGCACCCGGCGGCGTTCTCGCCATTCAGGTACCCGACAATCTCGACGAGGCTTCGCACCGCCTGATGCGAGAGACGGCGGGGGAGGGGCCGTGGGCCGCCAAGCTCGGCGACGCTGCGGCCCTGCGCGACCGCATTCCGCCGGCGGGAGCGTATTACGACCAGCTTGCCGGCCATGCCACGCTGATCGATATCTGGCGGACCACCTATTACCACGTGCTCGACGATGCCGCCGCGATCGTCTCCTGGGTGCGCGCGACCGGGCTCCGGCCCTTCCTCGATCCGCTCGACGAGGCAGAGAAGGCCGGGTTCATCACCGATTATACCGCCCGGATCGCAAAGGCCTATCCAGCGCGGGCGGACGGCAAGGTGCTGCTCGCCTTTCCGCGTCTGTTCATCGTGGCGAAGCGGTAG